In a single window of the Aridibaculum aurantiacum genome:
- a CDS encoding PKD domain-containing protein, with protein MITLSGHNGTINGWEYSTDNGATWTAVSNTTATQSYTNLTATTWYRALVQSGACNELASDTAIITVYQAVTPALAGSDRVLCLQDTVHLAANTPTSGNGTWSQISGPSTLAFSNIQHPTSNITNLVPGIYSLVWTVSNGICADSRDTVVIELSSLTVPGTLAGNDTVCAGMNGGVITLSGHNGTINGWEYSTDNGATWTAIANTTTTNNYSNLTTTTWYRALVQSGACNELASDTAIITVYQAVTPALAGGDRVLCLQDTVHLAANTPTSGNGSWSQISGPSTVAFTDATNPQSTIANLQSGIYSFAWTISNGICADSRDTVVIELSSLTVPGTLAGNNTVCAGMNGGAITLSGHNGTINGWEYSTDNGSTWTAINNTTATNNYTNLTTTTWYRALVQSGACNELASDTAIITVYQAVTPALAGSDRVLCLQDTVVLNGNTPTSGNGTWSQLSGPSTVSFSSIQHPTSNITNLVPGIYSLVWTVSNGICADSRDTVVIELSSLTVPGTLAGNDTVCAGMNGGVITLSGHNGSINGWEYSTDNGATWTAISNTTTTNNYNNLTTTTWYRALVQSGACNEMASDTAIITVYQAVTPALAGDDRILCLQDTVVLAANTPTSGNGTWSQLSGPSTVSFSSIQHPTSNITNLVPGIYSLVWTVSNGICADSRDTVVIELSSLTVPGTLAGNDTVCAGMNGGVITLSGHNGSINGWEYSTDNGATWTAISNTTTTNNYNNLTTTTWYRALVQSGSCNELASDTAIITVYQAVTPALAGDDRVLCLQDTVVLAANTPTSGNGTWSQVSGPSTVVFAAVSSELSAISNLQPGVYSFEWTISNGICADSRDTVVIELNSLTVPGTLAGNDTVCAGMNGGVITLSGHNGTINGWEYSTDNGATWTATSNTTTTNNYSNLTTTTWYRALVQSGSCNELASDTAIITVYQAVTPALAGSDRVLCLTDTVHLAANTPTSGNVAWLQLSGPSTVSFSSIQDPASSISGLTPGIYSFAWTISNGICADSRDTVVIELSSLTVPGTLAGNDTVCAGMNGGVITLSGYNGTINGWEYSIDNGATWTPVSNTTATQSYTNLTATTWYRALVQSGACNERASDTAIITVYQAVTPALAGGDRVLCLQDTVVLAANTPTSGNGTWSQISGPSTVSFSSIQDPASSITVLVPGTYSFAWTISNGICADSRDTVVIELSSLTVPGTLAGNDTVCAGMNGGVITLSGHNGTINGWDYSTDNGATWTAVSNTTATQSYTNLTATTWYRALVQSGACNERASDTAIITVYQAVTPALAGDDRVLCLQDTLHLAANTPTSGNGTWSQLSGPSTVSFTDATNPQSAIANLQSGAYSFAWTISNGICADSRDTVVIELSSLTVPGTLAGNDTVCAGMNGGVITLSGHNGTVNGWEYSTDNGATWTAIANTTTTNNYTNLTATTWYRALVQSGACAELASDTAIITVYQAVTPALAGDDRILCLQDTVVLAANTPTSGNGTWSQISGPSTVSFSSIQHPTSNITNLVPGIYSLVWTVTNGICADSRDTVVIELSSLTVPGTLAGNDTVCAGMNGGVIILNGHNGTINGWEYSNDNGTTWTAIANTSITNNYSNLTTTTWYRALVQSGACNELASDTAIITVYQAVTPALAGDDRVLCLQDRVVLAANTPTSGAGTWSQLSGPSTVSFSSIQNPASSISGLTPGTYSFVWAVSNGICADSRDTVVIELSSLTVPGTLAGNDTVCAGINSGVITLSGHNGTINGWEYSTDNGATWTAIANTTTTNNYTNLTTTTWYRALVQSGACNELASDTAIITVYQAVTPALAGDDRVLCLQDTVVLAANTPTSGNGTWSQVSGPSTVSFSSIQDPASSITALVPGIYSFAWTISNGICADSRDTVVITIGEPVINVIDTTSITVCAGTPVTIQSLQLVANNGNNVIRWEMSVDSINWTTITGATSATYTFIPDTSMFIRRWIQSGPCEAMSDVAHITVQAVISNNIIASNQAHCLGDTADTITGTVPVGGNNHYNYTWQQSTDGGATWINIANSNSVDFAPGLLSQTTMFRRLVISGACNEVTSNEVTIVMNGPAFAEFTVLQSTGCSPFNIDSTVIQPTINSTVNGSYNWYANGQFIGSGSTFPGYTLSHPADSVIISLITLSNSGCASDTAIHTLYVVPLPQPAFTVSDTMACGPVTVQFTNQTPNAGNYQHLWNFGNGQTSSVAQPAAVVYQPSATTTDTVYTATLTVFNHCDTITVSQEIVVRSKPVISFTATPVSGCAPLAVTFNASVVGTNSNYSVVFGDGSDTTITGSGSFTHVYTATATTQVLPMLIASNECGADTIAIPVQLLAADTRLQFSISDTAACAPHTVTIVKKSTGAASYTWNLGDGTVMTTSATDTIRHTFTQPGVYAIQLTGAHQCGDSVLTKYVYVHQVPAASFTAASAACIGDSIYFTNTSANANQYQWNFGDGNSSAAANPAYAYSAAGNFTATLIAMHQYSTGVTCSDTTTAAIAITDHLPGQMTVSDTAGMCLPFAVTFVNTTGVGGTTTWNFGDGNTATGDSVVHAYTAFGTYNVLMTNIAPGGCRYTDTATVNITYPAGALQYAGGNYCGETTIQFNSTVGAGQTFTWNFGDGTTATTTNPSISHTYGSGIFLPFVTITSANGCTVTIPGTEEIRVDVVNAGFTYTSANSCGSTTLTFSDTSSSFSGITSWNWNFGGGSSVSNQQHPTVVFTTSGTYNVTLYVTSAAGCTDSITIPVQVDVHQVPVASIAAANSICVQSNMQFNGSFTSADSVVMVRWDLGNGQQSNALQVNTTYTTSGTFPVSLVVGTEYGCYDTATVNVQVNPLPVVTTSGNQQVCMGQPAVLQAYGASNYSWSSQGQTICTDCPQVTVTPMYNTQYIVTGTSAFGCTANDTVDVTVIAPTRVLVPRSDTICIGETTQLRASGAYSYSWFPSTGLNRTDVANPVASPQSTTTYNVIGTDRYGCFSDTSRITVVVGDKPQVFIGADTTVLSGSAVQLNAVVGNGPAINYTWRGLNDLSCVNCPTPIAVVKTDQCISCTVTNIYGCVATDTICITTFCKSAQVFIPNAFSPDGDGVNDKLVVMGQNIKLVKSFRIFNRWGQLVFEKVNFNVNDPAYGWDGTVRGVKAAPDVYVYMCEVICENNTPYTYKGNVGILN; from the coding sequence GTGATCACACTTAGCGGCCACAACGGAACCATCAATGGATGGGAGTATAGCACTGACAATGGTGCTACATGGACTGCAGTAAGCAATACAACTGCTACACAATCTTACACTAACCTTACAGCAACCACCTGGTACCGCGCACTGGTACAAAGCGGCGCATGTAATGAGCTGGCAAGTGATACAGCTATCATCACTGTTTACCAGGCGGTAACACCAGCACTTGCTGGTAGTGATCGCGTACTTTGTTTACAAGACACCGTACACCTTGCTGCTAACACACCAACATCTGGTAACGGCACATGGTCACAAATCAGCGGACCAAGCACTTTAGCATTCTCCAACATCCAACATCCAACATCCAACATAACTAACCTTGTTCCTGGCATCTACTCACTTGTATGGACAGTGAGCAACGGCATCTGTGCTGATAGCCGTGATACAGTAGTGATAGAACTTAGTTCACTGACTGTCCCTGGAACACTTGCTGGTAACGATACGGTATGTGCTGGCATGAACGGTGGTGTTATCACCCTTAGCGGTCACAACGGAACGATCAACGGATGGGAGTATAGCACTGACAATGGTGCTACATGGACAGCTATTGCAAACACTACAACAACTAATAACTATAGCAACCTTACTACCACCACATGGTACCGTGCACTGGTACAAAGCGGCGCATGTAATGAGCTAGCAAGTGATACAGCAATCATCACTGTTTACCAGGCGGTAACACCTGCACTTGCTGGTGGTGATCGTGTACTATGTTTACAAGACACAGTTCATCTTGCTGCTAACACACCAACATCAGGTAACGGATCTTGGAGCCAGATCAGCGGACCAAGCACTGTAGCATTTACTGATGCCACCAATCCGCAATCTACAATCGCAAATCTGCAATCCGGAATCTACAGCTTCGCCTGGACCATCTCTAACGGCATCTGTGCTGACAGTAGAGATACCGTAGTGATAGAACTAAGTTCATTAACTGTACCTGGTACCCTTGCTGGTAACAATACAGTATGTGCTGGCATGAACGGTGGAGCTATCACCCTTAGTGGCCACAATGGAACCATCAATGGATGGGAGTATAGCACTGATAATGGTTCTACATGGACAGCTATAAACAACACTACAGCAACTAATAACTACACTAACCTTACTACCACAACATGGTACCGCGCACTGGTACAAAGCGGCGCATGTAATGAACTTGCAAGTGATACAGCTATCATCACAGTTTACCAGGCGGTAACTCCGGCGCTTGCGGGTAGCGATCGTGTACTATGTCTACAGGATACAGTAGTACTAAACGGTAACACACCAACATCAGGTAACGGAACCTGGAGCCAACTATCAGGACCAAGTACTGTTAGCTTCTCATCGATCCAACATCCAACATCCAACATAACTAACCTTGTTCCTGGCATCTACTCACTTGTATGGACAGTGAGCAACGGCATCTGTGCTGACAGTCGTGATACAGTAGTGATAGAACTAAGTTCATTAACAGTACCAGGAACCCTTGCTGGCAACGATACAGTATGTGCTGGCATGAACGGTGGTGTTATCACCCTTAGCGGCCACAACGGAAGCATCAACGGATGGGAGTATAGCACAGACAATGGAGCTACATGGACTGCTATATCTAACACTACAACAACTAACAACTATAACAACCTAACAACTACTACCTGGTACCGCGCACTGGTACAAAGCGGCGCATGTAATGAGATGGCTAGTGATACAGCCATCATCACAGTTTACCAGGCGGTAACACCTGCACTTGCAGGTGATGATAGAATACTTTGTTTACAAGACACCGTCGTACTTGCTGCTAACACACCAACATCAGGTAACGGAACCTGGAGCCAACTATCAGGACCAAGTACTGTTAGCTTCTCATCGATCCAACATCCAACATCCAACATAACTAACCTTGTTCCTGGCATCTACTCACTTGTATGGACAGTGAGCAACGGCATCTGTGCTGACAGTCGTGATACAGTAGTGATAGAACTAAGTTCATTAACAGTACCAGGAACCCTTGCTGGCAACGATACAGTATGTGCTGGCATGAACGGTGGTGTTATCACCCTTAGCGGCCACAACGGAAGCATCAACGGATGGGAGTATAGCACAGACAATGGAGCTACATGGACTGCTATATCTAACACTACAACAACTAACAACTATAACAACCTAACAACTACCACCTGGTACCGTGCATTGGTACAAAGTGGAAGCTGTAATGAGCTGGCTAGTGATACAGCCATCATCACAGTTTACCAGGCGGTAACACCTGCACTTGCAGGTGATGACAGAGTGTTATGTTTACAAGACACAGTAGTACTTGCTGCTAACACACCAACAAGCGGTAACGGAACATGGTCACAAGTGAGTGGACCATCAACAGTGGTATTCGCAGCTGTCAGCAGTGAGCTATCAGCTATCAGCAATCTACAACCTGGGGTTTATTCATTTGAATGGACTATCAGCAACGGCATCTGCGCTGACAGCCGTGATACAGTAGTGATAGAACTAAATTCATTAACAGTACCAGGAACCCTTGCTGGCAACGATACAGTATGTGCTGGCATGAACGGTGGTGTTATCACCCTTAGCGGTCACAACGGAACGATCAACGGATGGGAGTATAGCACTGACAATGGTGCTACATGGACTGCTACCAGCAACACTACAACAACTAATAACTACAGCAACCTTACTACCACTACATGGTACCGTGCACTGGTACAAAGTGGAAGCTGTAATGAGCTTGCCAGCGATACAGCTATCATCACTGTTTACCAGGCGGTAACTCCGGCACTGGCGGGTAGCGATCGCGTACTATGTTTGACTGACACAGTACATCTTGCTGCCAATACACCGACTTCAGGTAACGTTGCATGGTTACAACTAAGCGGACCAAGTACTGTTAGCTTCTCATCGATCCAGGATCCGGCATCCAGCATCTCTGGCCTAACGCCTGGCATCTACTCTTTTGCTTGGACCATCTCCAACGGCATCTGTGCTGACAGCCGTGATACAGTAGTAATAGAACTAAGTTCACTAACTGTACCTGGTACACTTGCTGGTAACGATACAGTATGTGCGGGCATGAATGGTGGTGTTATCACCCTTAGCGGCTACAACGGAACCATCAACGGCTGGGAGTATAGCATAGATAATGGCGCTACATGGACACCAGTAAGCAACACAACTGCTACACAATCTTACACTAACCTTACAGCAACTACATGGTACCGTGCACTGGTACAAAGCGGCGCATGTAATGAGCGGGCAAGTGATACAGCTATCATCACTGTTTACCAGGCGGTAACTCCGGCACTGGCTGGTGGTGACAGAGTGCTTTGCTTACAAGACACAGTAGTACTTGCTGCCAACACACCAACAAGTGGTAACGGAACATGGAGCCAGATCAGCGGACCATCAACTGTTAGCTTCTCATCGATCCAGGATCCGGCATCCAGCATCACTGTTCTTGTCCCTGGCACTTACAGCTTCGCGTGGACCATCTCCAACGGTATCTGTGCTGACAGTCGCGATACGGTAGTGATAGAACTAAGTTCACTAACTGTTCCTGGAACTCTTGCTGGTAACGATACAGTATGTGCTGGTATGAACGGTGGTGTTATCACCCTTAGCGGCCACAACGGAACGATTAATGGTTGGGATTACTCGACTGACAATGGTGCTACCTGGACAGCAGTAAGCAATACAACTGCTACTCAATCTTACACTAACCTTACAGCAACTACATGGTACCGTGCACTGGTACAAAGCGGCGCATGTAATGAGCGGGCAAGTGATACAGCTATCATCACTGTTTACCAGGCGGTAACACCAGCTCTTGCAGGTGATGATCGCGTACTTTGTCTGCAGGATACTTTACACCTTGCTGCTAATACACCAACATCAGGTAATGGAACATGGTCTCAACTAAGCGGACCATCAACTGTAAGTTTTACTGATGCCACCAATCCGCAATCTGCAATCGCAAATCTGCAATCAGGTGCTTACAGCTTCGCCTGGACCATCTCCAACGGCATCTGTGCTGACAGCAGGGATACAGTAGTGATAGAATTATCGTCTCTTACTGTACCTGGAACACTTGCTGGCAATGATACAGTATGTGCTGGTATGAACGGTGGTGTTATCACCCTTAGCGGCCACAACGGTACCGTCAACGGATGGGAGTATAGCACTGATAATGGTGCTACATGGACAGCTATCGCAAACACTACCACAACTAACAACTATACTAACCTTACAGCAACCACCTGGTACCGTGCACTGGTACAAAGCGGCGCATGTGCTGAGCTGGCAAGTGATACAGCTATCATCACTGTTTACCAGGCGGTAACACCTGCACTGGCTGGTGATGATCGTATACTATGTTTACAAGACACAGTAGTACTTGCTGCTAACACACCAACATCAGGTAACGGAACCTGGAGCCAGATCAGCGGACCAAGTACTGTTAGCTTCTCATCGATCCAACATCCAACATCCAACATAACTAACCTTGTTCCTGGTATCTACTCACTTGTATGGACAGTGACCAACGGCATCTGTGCTGACAGCCGTGATACAGTAGTTATAGAACTAAGTTCATTAACTGTTCCTGGAACTCTTGCTGGTAACGATACAGTATGTGCTGGCATGAACGGTGGTGTTATCATCCTTAACGGCCACAACGGAACCATCAATGGATGGGAGTACTCTAACGACAATGGTACTACATGGACAGCTATTGCAAACACGAGCATTACTAACAACTATAGCAACCTTACTACCACTACATGGTACCGTGCACTGGTACAAAGCGGTGCATGTAATGAGCTGGCTAGTGATACAGCTATCATTACTGTTTACCAGGCGGTAACACCGGCACTTGCGGGTGATGACAGAGTGTTATGTTTACAAGACAGAGTAGTACTTGCAGCCAACACACCAACAAGTGGTGCTGGCACATGGTCTCAACTAAGCGGACCATCAACTGTTAGCTTCTCATCTATCCAGAATCCTGCATCCAGCATCTCTGGCCTAACGCCTGGCACTTACAGCTTCGTTTGGGCAGTGAGCAACGGCATCTGTGCTGACAGTCGTGATACAGTAGTGATAGAACTAAGTTCATTAACTGTACCTGGAACACTTGCTGGTAATGATACTGTATGTGCTGGTATAAATAGTGGTGTTATAACCCTTAGCGGCCACAACGGAACCATCAATGGATGGGAGTATAGCACAGATAATGGAGCTACATGGACTGCTATTGCAAACACTACAACAACCAATAACTATACTAACCTTACTACCACTACATGGTACCGTGCGCTTGTGCAAAGCGGCGCATGTAATGAGCTTGCAAGTGATACAGCCATCATTACAGTTTACCAGGCGGTAACTCCAGCCCTGGCAGGTGATGATCGTGTACTTTGTTTACAAGACACAGTAGTACTAGCAGCCAACACACCAACATCAGGTAATGGTACATGGTCACAAGTGAGTGGACCAAGCACTGTTAGCTTCTCATCGATCCAGGATCCGGCATCCAGCATCACTGCTCTAGTGCCTGGCATTTACAGCTTCGCCTGGACGATCAGCAACGGCATCTGTGCTGACAGTAGAGATACAGTAGTGATAACAATAGGCGAGCCTGTTATCAATGTAATTGATACTACATCCATCACTGTTTGCGCAGGAACACCGGTGACTATCCAAAGCCTACAGCTTGTTGCTAACAATGGTAACAATGTGATCCGTTGGGAGATGAGTGTAGATAGCATTAACTGGACTACTATAACAGGTGCAACTTCGGCAACTTATACTTTCATTCCTGATACTTCTATGTTCATCAGGAGATGGATACAATCAGGGCCATGCGAGGCAATGTCTGATGTAGCACATATAACAGTTCAGGCTGTCATCAGCAACAACATCATTGCAAGCAACCAGGCTCATTGTTTAGGTGATACTGCTGACACAATAACTGGTACAGTACCAGTGGGTGGAAACAACCATTATAACTACACGTGGCAGCAAAGCACTGACGGTGGAGCTACATGGATCAATATTGCAAATAGCAATTCAGTTGATTTTGCTCCAGGCTTATTGTCGCAGACAACCATGTTTAGAAGATTGGTTATCTCTGGTGCTTGTAACGAAGTAACAAGCAATGAAGTGACCATTGTGATGAACGGACCTGCTTTTGCTGAATTCACTGTCTTGCAGTCTACTGGATGTTCACCATTCAACATTGACTCTACAGTTATACAACCTACCATCAACAGCACAGTTAATGGCAGCTACAACTGGTATGCTAATGGCCAGTTCATTGGAAGCGGTTCTACATTCCCTGGCTATACATTAAGCCACCCGGCAGATTCAGTGATTATTTCTCTGATCACACTTAGCAACAGCGGATGTGCCAGTGATACTGCAATTCATACTTTGTATGTAGTTCCTTTACCACAGCCAGCTTTCACTGTATCAGATACTATGGCTTGCGGACCAGTAACTGTACAGTTCACCAACCAAACTCCTAATGCGGGTAACTACCAGCACCTTTGGAACTTTGGTAACGGACAAACATCTTCTGTAGCGCAGCCTGCAGCAGTAGTATATCAACCTTCTGCTACCACTACAGATACTGTATATACAGCTACACTTACTGTATTCAACCATTGCGATACAATAACCGTTTCGCAAGAGATTGTAGTAAGAAGTAAACCAGTGATATCTTTTACTGCAACACCAGTAAGCGGATGTGCTCCATTGGCTGTTACCTTCAACGCCAGTGTAGTGGGTACCAACAGCAACTATAGTGTGGTGTTTGGCGATGGCAGCGATACAACCATTACAGGCAGCGGTTCATTTACACACGTATATACTGCTACTGCGACTACGCAGGTGCTGCCAATGCTGATTGCATCTAACGAGTGTGGTGCAGATACCATAGCAATACCAGTTCAACTGTTGGCTGCTGATACACGCCTGCAATTCAGCATTAGTGATACTGCAGCTTGTGCACCACATACTGTTACCATTGTGAAAAAGAGTACAGGTGCTGCGTCTTATACATGGAACTTGGGTGATGGTACAGTAATGACCACATCAGCTACTGATACAATTCGTCACACATTTACCCAACCTGGTGTATATGCTATTCAGCTTACCGGTGCACATCAGTGTGGTGACTCAGTACTTACCAAATATGTTTATGTTCACCAGGTGCCTGCTGCTTCGTTCACTGCTGCATCAGCTGCATGTATAGGCGACAGCATCTACTTTACCAACACATCTGCCAATGCAAACCAGTACCAGTGGAACTTTGGTGATGGTAATTCATCTGCTGCGGCTAATCCAGCTTATGCATACAGTGCAGCTGGAAACTTCACAGCTACATTGATCGCGATGCACCAGTATTCAACAGGTGTTACTTGTTCTGATACTACAACTGCAGCTATTGCTATCACTGATCATTTACCTGGACAAATGACTGTATCTGATACAGCGGGTATGTGTCTGCCTTTTGCAGTAACATTTGTAAATACAACAGGTGTAGGTGGAACAACCACCTGGAACTTTGGTGATGGTAATACAGCAACAGGCGACTCAGTAGTACATGCTTATACAGCATTTGGAACTTACAATGTGCTGATGACGAACATTGCACCAGGTGGCTGTAGGTATACTGATACTGCTACTGTGAACATCACTTATCCTGCAGGTGCTCTGCAATATGCAGGTGGTAACTACTGTGGTGAGACAACTATTCAGTTCAATTCAACAGTTGGTGCAGGACAAACCTTCACATGGAACTTTGGTGATGGAACCACTGCTACAACTACAAACCCTAGCATTAGCCATACCTATGGTTCAGGAATATTCCTTCCTTTTGTAACTATTACTTCTGCTAACGGATGTACAGTTACTATACCGGGAACAGAAGAAATAAGAGTGGATGTAGTTAATGCCGGATTTACTTACACAAGCGCTAACAGCTGCGGATCTACCACGCTTACATTTTCTGATACCAGCAGTTCCTTCTCAGGTATTACTTCGTGGAACTGGAACTTTGGTGGTGGCAGCAGCGTTAGCAATCAACAACATCCAACTGTAGTATTTACTACATCGGGCACTTATAATGTGACGCTATATGTAACGAGCGCTGCAGGCTGTACCGACAGCATTACCATCCCTGTACAGGTAGATGTACACCAGGTTCCTGTTGCAAGCATCGCAGCAGCAAACAGCATCTGCGTACAATCAAACATGCAGTTTAATGGAAGCTTTACTTCGGCAGATAGCGTGGTTATGGTAAGATGGGATCTTGGTAATGGCCAGCAGTCGAATGCTTTGCAGGTAAACACAACCTATACCACCAGCGGTACATTCCCTGTAAGCCTGGTAGTAGGTACAGAATACGGTTGTTATGATACTGCTACAGTTAATGTACAGGTGAACCCACTTCCTGTAGTTACTACATCTGGCAACCAGCAGGTGTGTATGGGGCAGCCAGCAGTGTTGCAAGCTTATGGAGCTTCTAATTATAGCTGGAGCAGCCAGGGACAAACCATTTGTACAGACTGCCCTCAGGTTACTGTTACACCTATGTACAATACACAGTACATCGTTACCGGTACCAGTGCGTTTGGATGTACAGCAAACGATACTGTAGATGTAACGGTGATTGCTCCTACCCGTGTACTGGTTCCAAGAAGCGATACAATATGTATTGGTGAAACAACACAGCTTCGTGCTTCAGGTGCTTACTCATATTCATGGTTCCCTTCTACAGGATTAAATAGAACAGATGTTGCAAATCCTGTAGCATCTCCACAATCTACAACCACTTATAACGTTATAGGTACAGATCGTTATGGTTGCTTTAGCGATACCAGCAGGATAACTGTAGTAGTAGGCGACAAGCCACAGGTATTCATTGGTGCAGATACCACAGTACTTTCTGGTTCTGCTGTTCAATTGAATGCTGTAGTAGGCAACGGGCCTGCCATCAATTATACCTGGAGAGGATTGAATGACCTGTCATGCGTTAACTGCCCCACACCGATAGCGGTTGTGAAGACAGACCAGTGCATCAGCTGTACCGTTACCAACATCTACGGATGTGTGGCTACAGATACCATCTGCATCACTACATTCTGCAAGAGCGCCCAGGTGTTTATACCGAATGCCTTCTCGCCAGATGGTGATGGTGTAAATGATAAACTGGTGGTAATGGGTCAGAACATCAAGTTGGTGAAGTCGTTCAGGATATTCAATCGTTGGGGACAGCTGGTATTCGAAAAAGTAAACTTCAATGTAAATGATCCTGCTTATGGATGGGATGGTACAGTGAGAGGAGTGAAAGCAGCACCGGATGTTTATGTATACATGTGCGAGGTGATTTGTGAGAACAACACACCATACACTTATAAAGGAAATGTTGGAATTCTGAACTAG
- a CDS encoding DUF3667 domain-containing protein, producing the protein MLHDAIHFVTHADKGIFYLVKMLALDPGRVAREYVHGRRKKFFSPLNFFLISVGLFVFVTATFKPMGTGNDLSAVKANVMKEPDVVKRQRQLLKLERSEKATAFVAKYSNIIRFIATPLFALLYFLFLRRSGYNFTEFLVAALYFSGFTALIFIFIITPFLLALSGWANFAGVMAYMVIETIYWSLGMNYFLIDRRKPKYGWILLLSIGITTFWFITSGFLMMTYINTGFGL; encoded by the coding sequence ATGCTGCACGATGCTATACATTTTGTAACGCATGCAGATAAAGGGATTTTTTACCTGGTAAAAATGCTGGCACTAGACCCAGGAAGAGTAGCAAGGGAATATGTGCATGGACGCAGAAAGAAGTTTTTTAGCCCGCTGAATTTCTTCCTGATCAGTGTTGGATTATTTGTGTTTGTAACGGCGACTTTCAAACCCATGGGCACGGGCAATGATCTATCGGCAGTAAAAGCAAATGTGATGAAAGAGCCTGATGTGGTAAAGCGGCAGCGCCAACTGCTAAAGCTGGAGCGGTCAGAAAAGGCAACAGCGTTTGTAGCTAAATACTCCAACATCATCCGGTTTATAGCTACACCACTTTTTGCGCTGCTATACTTTCTTTTTTTACGAAGGTCTGGCTACAACTTTACGGAGTTTTTGGTTGCAGCATTATACTTCTCCGGCTTTACTGCCCTCATCTTTATTTTCATCATTACGCCTTTCCTGTTGGCCTTATCGGGATGGGCAAATTTTGCAGGTGTAATGGCTTATATGGTTATAGAAACGATCTACTGGTCGTTAGGTATGAACTACTTCTTAATAGACCGCAGGAAACCTAAATATGGCTGGATCTTGCTTCTGTCAATTGGTATCACCACTTTCTGGTTTATTACCAGTGGCTTTCTTATGATGACCTACATCAATACCGGGTTTGGCTTGTAA
- a CDS encoding PorP/SprF family type IX secretion system membrane protein produces the protein MKKIFKLLIGVFAIIPFKGFTQDFTFSQFYEKPLLRNPALAGVFNGDIRVAAAHRSQWGSVTVPFKTTAVSVEYKFPIGSSNDFFTGGLQMSADVAGDIRLKRTQFLPTINYHKSLSGERDEYISVAFMGGFAGNQFDPTKMKLADQWRNGEFNPTNATMQRIDRTGFTYWDAATGISYSNSFGEEGRFYLGGALYHFNKPKVAFNANNDNVFLDERWMINGGLNMRVSDYGKIVAFADYMMQGGHRQLLGGFMYGAELAKYYDDDEPTTLYFGGFVRWGDAVMPMMKLEMKQLSIALSYDVNISKLHVASHWRGGFELTGSFRGFLNTRSSTLDKVRCVRF, from the coding sequence ATGAAAAAAATCTTTAAACTACTTATTGGCGTATTTGCAATAATTCCTTTTAAAGGTTTTACACAGGATTTTACTTTCTCTCAATTTTACGAAAAGCCACTGCTACGAAACCCGGCGCTTGCCGGTGTTTTCAATGGCGATATAAGAGTTGCTGCTGCACATAGGAGCCAATGGGGTAGTGTTACGGTTCCATTCAAAACCACTGCCGTAAGTGTAGAATACAAGTTTCCAATAGGCAGCAGCAACGATTTCTTTACCGGCGGTTTACAAATGTCTGCTGATGTAGCAGGTGATATCCGCCTGAAGCGTACGCAGTTCCTGCCTACCATCAATTATCACAAATCATTAAGCGGCGAAAGGGATGAATATATATCTGTAGCCTTTATGGGTGGTTTTGCAGGTAACCAATTCGATCCTACCAAAATGAAGCTGGCGGACCAGTGGCGCAATGGCGAATTCAATCCCACCAACGCTACCATGCAACGGATAGATAGAACGGGCTTTACGTATTGGGATGCAGCCACAGGCATTAGCTATAGCAATAGTTTTGGCGAGGAAGGACGTTTTTACCTGGGTGGTGCACTATATCATTTTAATAAACCTAAGGTGGCCTTCAACGCTAATAATGATAATGTTTTCCTGGATGAGCGCTGGATGATCAATGGAGGATTGAACATGCGCGTTTCAGATTATGGAAAAATTGTGGCCTTTGCAGATTATATGATGCAGGGCGGCCATCGCCAGCTATTGGGCGGTTTTATGTATGGTGCAGAACTGGCTAAATATTATGATGATGACGAGCCTACCACCCTTTATTTTGGAGGTTTTGTTCGCTGGGGCGATGCCGTGATGCCTATGATGAAATTAGAAATGAAACAACTTTCTATAGCACTCAGCTATGATGTAAATATTTCAAAACTGCATGTTGCTTCGCACTGGCGTGGCGGCTTCGAGCTTACTGGTTCATTCCGCGGTTTCCTAAACACCCGCAGCAGCACCCTCGATAAGGTGCGATGTGTCCGTTTCTAG